The Notamacropus eugenii isolate mMacEug1 chromosome Y, mMacEug1.pri_v2, whole genome shotgun sequence genome includes a window with the following:
- the LOC140516781 gene encoding olfactory receptor 10AG1-like, with product MTVTNLTGMVEFILLGFSDFPSRQGILFGIFLVIYMSVLIGNGLIITITKVDPALQTPMYFFLGNFSFLEICYTSVTLPRMLMNLWTRKRNISLLACAVQLGFLLILGGTECPLLGVMAYDRYVAICKPLNYPLIMNHRVCVQLVVASWVSGVPVQIGQTYQIFSLSFCGSNKLNHVFCDIHPLFKVACGDISLNEFSVYADAVLFAMVPFLLIIASYVKIISTILKLPSATGRSKAFSTCSSHLTVVALFFGSAIIMNLRPKSIHAEGTDKILALFYTIVTPMFNPLMYSLRNEDVIAAMKKVIPKTLSSNFFSSLPPHPPPFGRKFVS from the coding sequence ATGACAGTTACAAATCTCACTGGTATGGTGGAATTCATTCTCCTTGGATTTTCTGATTTTCCCAGTCGCCAAGGGAttctgtttgggattttcttagtcATCTACATGAGTGTCCTGATAGGAAATGGCCTCATCATTACCATAACCAAGGTTGATCCAGCTCTCCAGACtcccatgtatttttttcttgggaATTTTTCCTTCTTGGAAATCTGTTATACATCAGTCACTCTCCCCAGAATGCTGATGAATCTTTGGACCcggaaaagaaatatttctctgTTGGCCTGCGCTGTACAACTTGGCTTCCTTCTCATTTTGGGAGGCACTGAGTGCCCTCTTCTGGGTGTAATGGCCTATGACCGTTATGTAGCCATTTGTAAGCCTCTGAATTATCCTCTAATCATGAACCACAGGGTATGTGTTCAACTGGTGGTTGCCTCTTGGGTCAGTGGGGTCCCAGTCCAGATTGGACAAACAtatcaaattttctctctatcctTCTGTGGTTCTAACAAACTCAATCATGTTTTCTGTGATATCCATCCTTTATTTAAGGTGGCCTGCGGAGACATCTCTCTGAATGAATTCTCTGTCTATGCAGATGCTGTACTCTTTGCCATGGTTCCTTTTCTGTTGATAATTGCATCCTATGTCAAAATCATTTCCACAATCCTGAAGCTACCATCTGCCACTGGGAGATCCAAAGCTTTCTCCACATGCTCCTCTCATCTCACAGTTGTGGCTTTATTCTTTGGATCAGCTATCATCATGAATTTACGACCAAAATCTATCCATGCAGAAGGAACAGACAAAATACTTGCTCTTTTTTATACCATTGTCACTCCTATGTTTAACCCCCTAATGTACAGCCTGAGAAACGAGGATGTCATTGCTGCaatgaaaaa